The following are encoded in a window of Desulfobacterales bacterium genomic DNA:
- a CDS encoding IMP cyclohydrolase, whose product MKTDLKKAYKTIMDDKFPSKMEISFIDDKNARQTLFYEKVTWIIDGIEKGLRYGENPGQEASLYKLINGNLMLGEAQTIQSGQYLVSDIELLQSGKHPGKTNLTDADSALNILRYLTDKPSVVIVKHNNPCGVARSSSLEDAYTKAYMADRVAAFGGCIAVNIPIDKATAALISSQYAEVVVAPDFEEGALDILKKAKNLRIIKIKNIEKLNNFVGQKCVEFKSLIDGGLITQWSFVPNTLTKNDLIPAECEYKGKKYKINRNPTDSEYDDMIFGWLVEIGVTSNSVIYVKNEVTVGIGTGEQDRVGVAEIARDKAYRKLADRYSFEMFNVAYNDLKDNDKKKELDSKVALEKGGLINSTMVSDAFFPFRDGVDVGIKEKITAVVHPGGSLNDYQSIEACNESNVTMMFTGQRCFRH is encoded by the coding sequence ATGAAGACTGATTTAAAAAAAGCTTATAAAACAATAATGGATGATAAATTTCCATCTAAAATGGAAATAAGTTTTATTGATGACAAAAATGCACGTCAAACTCTTTTCTATGAAAAAGTTACATGGATAATTGATGGTATTGAAAAAGGATTAAGATACGGAGAAAATCCTGGACAAGAAGCATCTTTATATAAGTTAATAAATGGAAACCTTATGCTCGGAGAGGCTCAAACAATCCAGTCAGGACAATATTTGGTTTCTGATATCGAACTTTTGCAGTCAGGCAAGCATCCTGGAAAAACAAATCTTACAGATGCTGATAGCGCCTTGAACATATTAAGATATCTTACGGATAAACCTAGTGTTGTAATTGTAAAACATAATAATCCTTGCGGTGTAGCTCGTTCATCAAGTCTTGAAGATGCCTATACTAAGGCTTACATGGCTGACAGAGTTGCGGCTTTTGGAGGATGTATAGCCGTAAATATTCCTATTGATAAAGCAACGGCTGCATTAATATCTTCTCAGTATGCAGAAGTAGTTGTAGCTCCTGATTTTGAAGAAGGAGCTCTTGATATTCTAAAAAAAGCTAAAAATCTTAGAATTATAAAAATTAAAAATATTGAAAAACTTAATAATTTTGTAGGTCAAAAATGTGTTGAATTTAAAAGTCTTATAGACGGAGGGCTAATTACTCAATGGTCTTTTGTTCCGAACACTTTGACGAAAAATGACTTAATTCCAGCGGAATGTGAATATAAAGGTAAAAAATATAAAATAAACAGAAATCCAACGGATTCTGAATATGATGATATGATATTCGGATGGCTTGTTGAAATAGGTGTTACTTCAAATTCTGTTATTTATGTTAAAAATGAGGTGACAGTTGGAATCGGAACAGGCGAACAAGACAGAGTTGGAGTTGCTGAAATAGCGAGAGATAAAGCTTATAGAAAGCTCGCGGATAGATATTCTTTTGAAATGTTTAATGTTGCATATAATGACTTAAAAGATAATGATAAAAAGAAAGAACTCGATAGTAAAGTAGCTTTAGAAAAAGGCGGTTTAATTAATTCTACTATGGTAAGTGATGCTTTTTTTCCTTTTCGTGACGGAGTTGATGTTGGTATTAAAGAAAAAATTACTGCAGTTGTTCACCCCGGAGGATCACTAAATGATTATCAATCCATTGAAGCATGTAATGAATCAAATGTAACAATGATGTTCACAGGCCAAAGGTGTTTCAGGCATTAA